One Oryza brachyantha chromosome 3, ObraRS2, whole genome shotgun sequence DNA segment encodes these proteins:
- the LOC102716666 gene encoding uncharacterized protein LOC102716666: MGNHKEIGRRLPVRLGLSRRGGRPAAGGRVRGQARRCCPAEARRRGVADEPSGTPRRPSYRAASRRASALSPLVAEVDVRPRGRGRVEPPTGRRRRGTESRVPDGGAGCRNPESRPGVPTADDNELPRRRGLRAYGGAGRWWCDCARRWSPRLHCPRAPLPRCRHGAQVLPKVLKYKKSQRNEPKALKPVAVIVRCSLTAYKKSDIRFVQSDNNLYSGCGATRCD; encoded by the exons ATGGGCAACCATAAGGAAATT GGGCGGCGGCTGCCTGTTAGACTTGGCTTGAGCaggcgaggagggaggccggcggcgggcgggcgggtgCGCGGGCAGGCGCGACGCTGCTGCCCCGCGGAGGCAAGGAGGCGAGGAGTGGCCGACGAGCCGAGTGGGACGCCGCGCCGACCGAGCTACCGAGCAGCGAGCAGGCGAGCCTCAGCCCTCAGCCCGTTAGTCGCCGAGGTCGACGTCCGTCCGAGAGGGCGAGGTCGCGTGGAGCCGCCGaccggccgacggcgccgtgGCACCGAATCCCGAGTTCCCGATGGCGGCGCCGGGTGCCGAAACCCCGAATCCCGTCCCGGCGTCCCGACGGCTGACGACAATGAGCTTCCGAGGAGGCGAGGTCTGCGGGCCTACGGTGGTgcggggcggtggtggtgcgACTGTGCGAGGCGGTGGTCTCCGAGGCTCCACTGCCCTCGTGCTCCCCTTCCACGGTGCCGACATGGAGCTCAGGTTCTTCCTAAG GTTTTAAAGTACAAGAAGAGCCAGAGGAATGAACCAAAAGCCTTGAAGCCTGTTGCCGTAATTGTCCGCTGCAG TTTAACAGCATACAAGAAGTCTGACATCCGATTCGTCCAGTCAGACAATAATCTATACTCTGGTTGTGGAGCTACGC GATGCGATTAG
- the LOC102700326 gene encoding transcription factor BHLH089, giving the protein MDPAPTLAAELWRPPHLGGGGGGGGGRALEAAASGVTEQSSGSRAGRRRQREAPAPEDDSSRLVSTSGGGGGQDLTDSEAKRFKAIKSSGDNGSLRTEAETDSRNASKSVDKNPPPPELPKQDYIHVRARRGQATDSHSLAERARREKISERMKILQDLVPGCNKVIGKASVLDEIINYIQALQRQVEFLSMKLEAVNAHVNNGIEAFPSKDFGPQIYSTAPGLTFDPQTPREYAQGSTPSEWLHMQIGGAYERVT; this is encoded by the exons ATGGACCCCGCGCCGAcgctcgccgccgagctctgGCGCCCGCCGCACCtaggtggcggaggcggaggcggaggcggccgggcgctggaggccgccgcctccggtgTCACGGAGCAGAGCAGTGGGAGCCGCGCAGGGCGGAGGAGGCAGCGGGAGGCCCCGGCGCCCGAGGACGACTCGTCCAGGCTCGTCTccacctccggcggcggcggcggccaggatTTG ACTGATTCAGAAGCAAAGCGTTTCAAGGCAATTAAATCCAGTGGAGATAATGGCAGTTTAAGAACAGAGGCTGAAACTGATTCAAGAAATGCTAGCAAGTCTGTTGATAAAAACCCTCCACCACCAGAATTACCAAAACAAGACTACATCCATGTGAGGGCAAGAAGAGGTCAAGCTACCGATAGCCATAGCCTTGCTGAAAGG GCACGTCGTGAGAAAATAAGTGAGCGAATGAAAATTCTCCAGGATCTTGTCCCTGGATGCAACAAG GTTATCGGAAAAGCATCAGTACTTGAtgagataattaattatatccaGGCTTTGCAACGGCAAGTTGAG TTTTTATCCATGAAGCTTGAGGCAGTTAATGCCCATGTGAATAATGGAATCGAAGCATTTCCATCCAAAGAT TTTGGTCCTCAGATATACAGCACAGCTCCTGGATTGACGTTCGATCCGCAGACACCAAGGGAGTACGCCCAGGGATCTACACCATCTGAATGGCTCCACATGCAGATTGGTGGCGCCTATGAAAGAGTGACATGA
- the LOC102716857 gene encoding vesicle-associated membrane protein 721-like: MGQQSLIYAFVARGTVILAEYTEFTGNFTTIASQCLMKLPASNNKFTYTCDGHTFNYLVEDGFTYCVVAVESVGRQVPIAFLDRVKDDFTKRYGGGKAATAATNSLNRDFGSKLKEHMQYCADHPDEISKLAKVKAQVSEVKGVMMENIEKVLDRGEKIELLVDKTENLRSQAQDFRQAGTQVRRKMWLQNMKIKLIVLGIIIALILIIILSVCHGFKCK, encoded by the exons ATGGGGCAGCAGTCGCTGATCTACGCGTTCGTGGCCCGCGGCACGGTCATCCTGGCCGAGTACACGGAGTTCACCGGCAACTTCACCACCATCGCCTCCCAGTGCCTCATGAAGCTCCCGGCGAGCAACAACAAGTTCACCTACACCTGCGACGGCCACACGTTCAACTACCTCGTGGAGGACGGCTTCA CATACTGTGTTGTAGCTGTTGAATCAGTAGGACGGCAGGTTCCCATTGCATTCTTGGATAGGGTTAAGGATGACTTCACAAAAAGATATGGTGGAGGGAAAGCTGCTACTGCTGCAACGAACAGCCTCAACCGAGATTTTGG ATCGAAACTTAAAGAACACATGCAGTACTGTGCGGATCATCCTGACGAGATTAGTAAGCTTGCTAAAGTGAAGGCACAAGTCTCAGAAGTTAAAGGTGTTATGATGGAAAATATTGAGAAG GTTCTTGATCGTGGAGAGAAAATCGAACTGCTTGTTGACAAAACTGAGAATCTGCGTTCACAG GCTCAAGATTTCAGGCAGGCAGGAACACAGGTAAGGAGAAAGATGTGGCTgcaaaacatgaagatcaagcTGATTGTTCTTGGCATAATAATTGCGCTCATTCTTATCATAATCCTGTCCGTGTGCCATGGATTCAAATGCAAGTAG
- the LOC102700612 gene encoding uncharacterized protein LOC102700612 — protein sequence MTNGNAWATPRGWILIRDAAATFLPNPRDPDDKIQLAHLPEALHSRCSCVLSGKPTIPGCVVLLVEPVDTVIWYFHVGEDEEWTRHEYDIGIQMLDPPIDGKDHEKTPICSIGAYQGKFYFNSNFKAISRLELTPTPVFSSIRITDPIAGGLGVSGAASEFSVESENDLYMVCQLLDWDIRTVYDVTVYKMDFSKHKWCVAEDIGGRVFLIAPWYFGPSCSAEECGLEKDRVCAIFAHYKYFEVSKVEDGETDEHELIDAPYSEHGMWILPTET from the exons ATGACGAACGGCAACGCCTGGGCGACGCCGCGGGGGTGGATCCTGatccgcgacgccgccgccacgttcCTGCCGAATCCCCGGGACCCCGACGACAAGATCCAGCTGGCGCACCTGCCCGAAGCCCTGCACAGCAGATGCAGCTGCGTGCTCTCCGGCAAGCCGACGATCCCAGGGTGCGTCGTGCTCCTTGTCGAGCCCGTCGACACCGTCATTTGGTACTTCCACGTCGGAGAAGACGAGGAGTGGACCAGGCACGAGTACGATATTGGCATACAAATGCTAGACCCACCCATAGACGGCAAAGACCATGAGAAGACGCCGATATGCTCTATCGGTGCTTACCAGGGAAAGTTCTATTTCAACTCTAACTTCAAAGCTATTAGCAGGCTAGAGCTCACCCCGACGCCAGTGTTCAGCTCCA TAAGGATCACCGACCCCATTGCGGGAGGATTAGGGGTTTCGGGCGCAGCAAGCGAATTCTCGGTGGAATCCGAGAACGATCTTTACATGGTCTGCCAGCTTCTTGACTGGGACATCAGGACCGTCTACGATGTCACTGTTTATAAGATGGATTTCTCCAAGCATAAGTGGTGCGTGGCCGAGGACATTGGTGGCCGTGTGTTCTTGATAGCGCCATGGTATTTCGGCCCTTCGTGTTCGGCTGAGGAGTGTGGGCTGGAGAAGGACCGTGTCTGCGCCATTTTCGCCCATTATAAGTATTTTGAGGTATCCAAGGTGGAGGATGGAGAAACCGATGAGCATGAGCTCATCGATGCTCCATATTCAGAACATGGAATGTGGATTTTGCCCACTGAGACATAG